The following are from one region of the Salvia splendens isolate huo1 chromosome 2, SspV2, whole genome shotgun sequence genome:
- the LOC121773567 gene encoding uncharacterized protein LOC121773567, whose product MRVKIHSHRHSKLILLSGQLHEFALLPQDSDCFICSSDEMEFGEFPAAMGGDEAEDMAALALKASLALATNDDDRIIRYCCCCWSKLAQPAALFCEKEMPLLGGDGGGAGQRKFVAKLSAIVED is encoded by the exons ATGCGAGTCAAGATCCACTCTCACAGGCACAGCAAACTAATCCTCCTCTCCGGCCAACTCCATGAATTCGCTTTGCTGCCGCAGGATTCCGATTGCTTCATATGTAGCTCCGACGAGATGGAATTCGGCGAGTTCCCGGCGGCGATGGGCGGCGACGAG GCGGAGGACATGGCGGCGCTGGCCTTGAAGGCGAGCTTAGCTCTGGCAACTAATGATGATGATCGGATTATTAGATACTGCTGTTGTTGCTGGTCCAAGCTGGCTCAGCCGGCGGCGTTGTTTTGTGAGAAGGAGATGCCGCTCCTTGGTGGCGATGGGGGCGGCGCCGGCCAACGCAAGTTTGTTGCCAAGCTTAGTGCAATAGTTGAAGATTGA